Proteins encoded together in one Quercus lobata isolate SW786 chromosome 3, ValleyOak3.0 Primary Assembly, whole genome shotgun sequence window:
- the LOC115982510 gene encoding putative ubiquitin-like-specific protease 1B: MHQDDTVPIKREFKMVSPSPIQDTIENDRNVHMVGLSKSIQKPDSKTVLSRNVDVDMLQLTFPHNNRIIASCVTHSAKSKVTKSLKRSPIVTSQAVVPNLKKMKKIKDTSQESGLVDEESINEFAPFTELEKIICNYIFNKDLDGSEVLSSMKYEYGDRAAFFSLLPNQWISSQIINLTICMMTLEEKKYGALYAWHLPTHFSQKMIEEDGNPTLEWFKRTYRDDDKYMSRLMCCEQIYIPMNDNNSHWYLCVIDFSSRKKCIHILDSLPSTTRQDIRIKNVQTVVKGLDKLLSYLEKDSYTNSITKFPLKSPPLDPIQDNGYDCGMYVIKHMHTKIIKQNLTLMVIYLLEVYFTVFA; encoded by the exons ATGCACCAAGATGATACAGTACCCATTAAAAGAGAATTTAAGATGGTGTCACCATCTCCAATACAAGACACAATAGAGAATGACCGCAATGTTCACATGGTTGGGCTAAGCAAATCCATACAAAAACCTGATAGCAAAACAGTCCTATCTCGTAATGTG GATGTGGATATGCTACAATTAACTTTCCCACATAACAATAGAATTATTGCATCATGTGTTACACATTCTGCCAAGAGTAAAGTTACCAAATCTCTAAAACGTAGCCCAATTGTCACCTCCCAAGCTGTAGttccaaatttgaaaaagatgaaaaaaatcaaagatacGTCCCAG GAATCTGGACTGGTTGATGAGGAGAGTATCAATGAGTTCGCACCATTTACTGAATTGGAGAAGATCATatgcaattatattttcaataaggATCTAGATGGgag TGAAGTTCTTTCTAGCATGAAATATGAGTATGGTGATCGTGCGGCTTTTTTTTCATTGCTCCCTAACCAATGGATAAGCAGTCAG ATTATTAACTTGACCATTTGCATGATGACTTTGGAAGAGAAAAAGTATGGAGCACTATATGCGTGGCATTTGCCAACACATTTCTCA caaaaaatgattgaagaagaTGGAAATCCCACACTGGAATGGTTTAAAAGGACATATAGGGACGATGACAAGTATATGTCCAGATTGATGTGTTGTGAACAG ATTTATATCCCTATGAATGACAATAATAGTCACTGGTACTTATGTGTCATTGACTTTAgttcaagaaaaaaatgtatacaTATATTGGACTCTTTGCCAAGCACAACTAGGCAAGACATTCGAATAAAAAATGTGCAAACAGTG GTAAAAGGCCTCGATAAGTTATTGAGTTATTTGGAGAAAGACAGCTATACTAATAGTATTACCAAATTTCCATTGAAATCACCCCCGTTGGATCCTATACAAGATAATGG GTATGATTGCGGCATGTATGTTATTAAGCACATGcatacaaaaattatcaaacagAATCTAACCTTGATGGTAATATATTTATTGGAAGTATATTTTACAGTTTTCGCATAA
- the LOC115980153 gene encoding protein FAR1-RELATED SEQUENCE 5-like, with protein MDHDTENEGKTDFIDLEKHWSTILEKGIDQLTDDQITGLKFSSLDDGGEFYNTYAKLVGFSIRKDEIKRNKDNIVTSRRWVCAKEGLRIRKNESNVNCMCERPITRSGCKAAFRIRFERKLGEWVVGEFKREHNHDLVPQFETQFLRSHRTIKDSDKAQIIALHNVGVKSNQIMDHMIQQAGGYENIGFTSKDLYNYVAAIRNNNTRDGDAECALGYLQAKVDMDSSFFFKYTIDEESRLANLFWTDSQSRLDYACFGDVVAFDTTYKTNVYKKPLVILVGVNHHRQTIVFGFGLLVDETVETYTWVLQNMLVAMNNKTPISVVTDGDKAMSKAIKTVFPKSRHRLCVWHLERNAFANLHDKVYESFIRCMVRYVTPDEFEDMWKKMVDNHNLHNHEWLHEMYAKKMKWAEAYMRGHFFSGCRSTQRCEAMNAFLNRFLDRKTRLYELFQQVDRALSRIRHNEMGADFSSNYTEPILITGLAEIEKHAATIFTREIFSMVQEELLNEQKFIVLYYKDKEGFRTYTLSQYASPDSRWEVVYCQADQSMKCSCLLFESYGYPCGHLFAIMKVEHLKQIPPTCIMNRWLKTAKSDLPYKLESQMSPDIIRMARFSALSASCSQMCYFGSRTTQGFEELKVEIARLTRRMEELYNSSKEAAEDGIRIASNKANLNVRDPAIVKTKGDHGSTSNSHSHAKVRRCSSCKDVGHTRRTCPSTHLQQGEHVDGDNVPESMEHPAVGSPDLETNYYNFL; from the coding sequence ATGGATCATGATACGGAGAACGAAGGGAAGActgattttattgatttggaAAAACATTGGAGTACTATTCTCGAAAAAGGAATAGATCAGTTGACTGATGACCAAATAACTGGTTTGAAATTCAGTTCCCTAGATGATGGTGGAGAGTTTTATAACACATATGCAAAGTTGGTTGGGTTTAGTATTCGTAAAGATGAGATAAAGCGTAATAAAGATAATATTGTGACCTCTAGAAGATGGGTTTGTGCAAAGGAGGGGTTGCGAATTAGGAAAAATGAGTCCAATGTAAATTGCATGTGTGAGAGACCAATAACAAGAAGTGGTTGCAAGGCCGCTTTTCGTATTAGGTTTGAACGAAAGTTAGGTGAATGGGTGGTAGGAGAGTTTAAAAGGGAGCATAATCATGACTTAGTTCCGCAATTTGAGACTCAATTTCTCCGTTCACATAGGACTATTAAGGATTCTGATAAGGCTCAGATTATAGCATTGCATAATGTTGGggtcaaatcaaatcaaatcatggATCATATGATCCAACAAGCTGGAGGATACGAGAATATAGGGTTCACTTCAAAAGACCTCTACAATTACGTAGCAGCAATTCGCAACAACAATACGCGAGATGGTGATGCTGAATGTGCTTTGGGATATTTACAAGCAAAAGTAGACATGgactcctcatttttttttaaatacactaTTGATGAAGAAAGCCGTTTGGCTAATCTGTTTTGGACAGATTCTCAAAGTCGCTTAGATTATGCATGTTTTGGAGATGTAGTTGCATTTGATACAACATATAAGACAAATGTATACAAAAAACCCCTTGTTATATTGGTAGGAGTCAACCACCATCGGCAAACTATAGTATTTGGTTTTGGACTATTGGTTGATGAGACCGTTGAAACATATACTTGGGTGTTGCAAAATATGCTTGTAGCAATGAACAATAAGACTCCTATTTCAGTCGTGACAGATGGGGACAAAGCAATGAGTAAAGCTATTAAAACGGTTTTTCCAAAGTCTCGACATCGTTTATGTGTGTGGCATCTTGAAAGGAATGCTTTTGCAAATCTACATGATAAAGTATATGAAAGTTTTATTAGGTGTATGGTACGATATGTTACACCAGATGAATTTGAAGACATGTGGAAGAAAATGGTCGACAATCACAATTTACATAACCATGAATGGTTGCATGAAATGTatgctaaaaaaatgaaatgggcTGAAGCTTACATGAGAGGTCATTTTTTTTCTGGGTGCAGGAGTACACAACGTTGTGAAGCCATGAATGCATTCTTGAATAGATTTCTGGATAGGAAGACTAGGCTTTATGAGTTGTTCCAGCAAGTTGATAGAGCACTTTCACGTATTAGACACAATGAGATGGGGGCagatttttcttcaaattataCTGAACCTATTCTGATTACTGGGTTAGCTGAAATAGAGAAACATGCTGCTACTATATTCACAAGGGAGATATTCAGCATGGTTCAAGAAGAATTATTGAATgaacaaaaattcattgtgcTTTACTACAAAGATAAGGAAGGTTTTCGTACGTACACCTTATCTCAGTATGCATCCCCTGACTCAAGATGGGAGGTTGTGTATTGTCAAGCTGATCAATCTATGAAGTGCTCTTGTTTGCTATTTGAGTCATATGGATATCCTTGTGGGCACCTATTTGCTATTATGAAGGTTGAACATTTGAAACAGATTCCACCGACATGTATAATGAACAGATGGTTGAAAACAGCAAAGTCCGACCTGCCTTACAAACTTGAATCCCAAATGTCTCCTGATATCATACGTATGGCACGGTTTAGTGCATTGTCTGCTAGTTGTAGTCAGATGTGTTACTTTGGTTCAAGAACAACACAAGGCTTCGAAGAATTGAAGGTTGAAATAGCAAGGTTGACACGCCGCATGGAAGAACTTTATAATTCAAGTAAAGAAGCTGCTGAAGATGGGATACGCATTGCGTCCAATAAAGCAAACTTAAATGTTCGTGATCCAGCCATTGTCAAGACTAAAGGTGACCATGGTAGCACGAGCAACAGCCACAGCCATGCGAAAGTTAGGCGATGCAGCAGTTGTAAAGATGTTGGACACACAAGGCGCACATGTCCATCTACACATCTTCAACAAGGTGAACATGTTGATGGTGACAACGTCCCTGAATCCATGGAACATCCAGCTGTTGGCTCACCTGATTTGGAaacaaattattataattttctttaa